A stretch of the Amia ocellicauda isolate fAmiCal2 chromosome 10, fAmiCal2.hap1, whole genome shotgun sequence genome encodes the following:
- the ccdc160 gene encoding coiled-coil domain containing 160 — MEAVEMDKQEQGESGAPHWVAELFPPKFTVLDLLETGPAPPLLSERLAGLRALGIQESYRAALQELQGRERQERKEQLCRMIACEPASNLDLDSSLYGPAGAGKEGVGETQEECGEKECIWDAKELSALRKAMQQGECERRRLQTRLAEALSEAERQRGERRQLSKALATMEQELSSARQESTRRALHLNTLLAEGLRKDARLQALATEAREKEVDLRRLRQELRKAGLEAQEARVHSSELAAELSGLREQLEVARETQAVAACVQQEAAVQRLQWEVQATRAELEAEKQSHACSLSALDLLRRHFSSLPCPETHEGLTTGISQFSL; from the coding sequence ATGGAGGCAGTAGAAATGGATAAGCAGGAGCAGGGAGAGTCAGGGGCTCCTCACTGGGTGGCAGAGCTGTTCCCCCCCAAGTTCACGGTACTGGATCTGCTAGAGACGGGGCCGGCCCCTCCCCTGCTGTCAGAAAGACTGGCCGGGCTGAGGGCCCTGGGCATACAGGAGTCCTACCGGGCAGCACTGCAGGAGctgcaggggagagagaggcaagAACGGAAGGAGCAGCTCTGCAGGATGATCGCCTGCGAGCCTGCCAGCAACTTGGATCTAGATTCTAGCCTCTATGGGCCGGCTGGTGCAGGAAAGGAGGGGGTTGGAGAAACGCAAGAGGAGTGTGGGGAGAAGGAGTGCATCTGGGACGCCAAGGAGCTGTCGGCCCTGAGAAAGGCCATGCAACAGGGCGAGTGTGAGCGTCGGAGGCTGCAGACTCGTCTCGCTGAGGCCCTGTCGGAAGCGGAGAGGCAGCGTGGAGAGCGGAGGCAGCTGAGCAAGGCGCTGGCCACCATGGAGCAGGAGCTGAGTAGCGCCAGGCAGGAGAGCACGCGTCGGGCCCTGCACCTGAACACACTGCTGGCCGAGGGTCTGAGGAAAGACGCCAGGCTGCAGGCACTTGCAACAGAGGCCAGGGAGAAGGAGGTCGATCTGAGGAGGCTGAGGCAAGAGCTGAGGAAAGCTGGGTTGGAGGCGCAGGAGGCGAGAGTGCACAGCTCAGAGCTGGCTGCAGAGCTGAGTGGACTGCGGGAGCAGCTGGAGGTGGCAAGGGAGACGCAGGCAGTGGCGGCATGTGTGCAGCAGGAGGCAGCCGTACAGAGGCTGCAATGGGAGGTACAGGCCACCCGAGCCGAGCTGGAGGCAGAGAAACAGAGTCACGCATGCAGCCTCAGCGCCCTGGATTTGCTGAGGAGGCACTTCTCCAGTTTGCCTTGCCCTGAGACGCATGAGGGTCTCACTACAGGCATCTCGCAATTTTCACtttaa